The following proteins are encoded in a genomic region of Oreochromis aureus strain Israel breed Guangdong linkage group 8, ZZ_aureus, whole genome shotgun sequence:
- the LOC116319837 gene encoding stonustoxin subunit beta isoform X2 → MPATNRIISETRKPEKGKKGKVVKTPTEKIPMYEPNIPEPKWRADLIKYWINLSLDDKTANKMLWITEGGAKVARMTDNITCPVLDRPERYEYAPQVLCKEGILGSRGYWEVEYSGWVVIGVAYEGAGRRNKDGPCGLGENEESWGLGWSGSSYQAWHKGHSTQIVEIPRCSTIGVYLDQPAGVLNFYAVEDVIEGGERNGKKEVKLLKQFKSSFKEKMMPCFWVGTSSDCVIKKKEE, encoded by the exons ATGCCTGCAACCAACAGAATCATTTCGGAGACCAGGAAGCCAGAAAAAg gaaaaaaggGCAAAGTGGTAAAAACGCCCACAG AGAAGATCCCAATGTATGAGCCAAATATCCCTGAACCCAAATGGAGAGCTGATCTTATCAAAT ATTGGATTAATTTGTCTCTGGACGACAAAACAGCCAATAAAATGCTGTGGATCACAGAAGGTGGTGCCAAAGTGGCCAGAATGACTGATAACATCACTTGTCCTGTCTTGGACAGACCAGAGCGATATGAGTACGCGCCACAG GTTCTTTGCAAAGAGGGAATCCTGGGAAGCCGAGGCTACTGGGAAGTGGAGTATTCAGGATGGGTTGTGATTGGAGTCGCATACGAAGGAGCTGGAAGGAGGAACAAGGATGGGCCCTGTGGCCTGGGAGAAAACGAGGAGTCCTGGGGTCTCGGCTGGAGTGGTTCCAGCTATCAAGCCTGGCACAAAGGTCACAGTACACAGATTGTGGAGATTCCCAGGTGCTCCACAATAGGTGTATATCTTGACCAGCCTGCTGGTGTCCTTAATTTTTATGCTGTGGAGGATGTGATTGAGGGAGGAGAACGCAATGGGAAAAAGGAGGTTAAACTTTTAAAGCAGTTTAAGAGCTCCTTTAAGGAGAAAATGATGCCATGTTTCTGGGTAGGAACAAGCTCTGACTGTGTAATCAAAAAGAAGGAGGAATAA
- the si:ch211-234p6.5 gene encoding uncharacterized protein si:ch211-234p6.5 isoform X1: MELEAASRQARLVRMDDHDRVSQASSVATISYFPMVKESDGKVQTFGKRCQSAKRDPNCPVVIRGWLNKKDSSGLKLWKRRWFVLSNYCLFYYKDSREESVLGSIPLPSYKILFCTPRECKNRKFTFKVVHQGMRSYFFSADTQEDMLGWVRALSQSAAMEPDSSMNRRCSSYHDFTQIGGSSESVDLPKSPSDDEGLSQKHRHVSRTLSEPSKLSGGRMGRSHSEQRERRSMHQRNSRTPSPDLSRRRACGPNKEEDYFPGQNAPSQTDVMATGSLTSRGQLGSRPHTPVGRVDIRPHDDLVMPPHTLYYAPASPNLEFKSNPSTPGSERWQSLSKPPPVYGSVHHSSGRRPLGKSYSTGAHADLLPPLPPSSRASHSPHPPQHHHHHHHHHRSHLSVCVLPPAMAPKPDPREMPPLRPLESDADAVLTRLCGCDKLLQSLSVELAQLQMDKDNVQCALEVSRLQLEEWKSHGPQAHEEALTEKALLQEELVTVRARMCDVSLEMERVWCQYERMESELSVVRSQLQHICNFGMPQEQSQAQRELWMMEDILDGLKSNRSQFRYLLGIQRHHLFQSTAPHPGSPGSPTECLPVDVEEEPPVRPPLPQELQESQSRNMSHGWAESPYEAIYSHTVDPVHRRGNSQPDLLNVKAHRDPSDSQSGSKWIPPDTTNQSTKKLKMKMSEEEQIERMKRNQERVTNRKKPPVPAPGAQTQGQSSEPKAEAPFPLRVTRVVTAVLPSSLVARRVSVEDPPAELDTPLAEQIPSEKQPNLAEQGKKLLSKPPRRPLLENPDQNWSSAEMEQDQPIKKTYKNQHQGTSRTSTKELHSEVSRTEGLETSSNQIRDDAGLENGSASSNIRKVEQSTALLTSNMDYDLCLTPEQREAKLRRVERIRERVIRSAVRESATTHSQLSVMGKEKELHHVPPDAARKQRLKAGHDCHDGRGSCGDNLRSSAELQLSSAISEDKEKEHQELNNQAKLGKRTQHSGRPGVAKSKIKRPASPYHISSMTVYPKDGGKGFIGLKDDEQKKIEENPDGDDNESDSKASDLRAKWFLSTNQWKGFIPLQIPATETLCNEEAADNQAASSDDITDSNEMLSAVSESLEKMKENHSLFYKIACDISISDSDITKNDGNSCAQTSSGPEEKEPLLITESVPAEAASNVGPSSEQENKDVTQPMSSNGNESSETADSKPRDSTVELQEKATKDASVFEKSAANECEDNSRSESQLKVKETTGRVCIGDTDPIQTLDGSASQTREEHSGTKESGDRKDGRVRSEELKKSASLCEEKNENVPEQGNKSAAALSSSVREAGRVIRSASFGKARVTVLRTSL, translated from the exons ATGGAGCTTGAAGCAGCCAGCAGGCAGGCGCGATTAGTCAG AATGGATGACCACGACAGAGTAAGCCAAGCGTCCAGCGTGGCCACAATATCCTATTTTCCCATGGTAAAG GAAAGTGATGGAAAGGTGCAGACATTTGGGAAGAGGTGTCAGTCTGCCAAGAGAGACCCCAACTGCCCTGTGGTCATCAGAGGATGGCTCAACAAAAAA GATAGCTCTGGTTTGAAGCTTTGGAAAAGACGATGGTTCGTCCTCTCTAACTACTGTCTGTTTTACTATAAAG ACAGCAGAGAAGAATCTGTTCTGGGGAGCATCCCACTGCCAAGCTACAAAATCCTGTTCTGCACGCCGAGGGAATGCAAGAACAGAAAGTTCACCTTTAAG GTAGTGCATCAGGGGATGCGCTCTTATTTCTTCAGCGCAGACACTCAGGAGGACATGTTGGGTTGGGTTCGAGCCCTCAGTCAGTCTGCTGCAATGGAGCCAGACAGCTCCATGAACAG GCGCTGCTCAAGTTATCACGACTTTACGCAGATAGGTGGCAGCAGTGAATCAGTGGACCTCCCTAAATCTCCCTCTGATGATGAGGGTCTATCCCAGAAACACAGGCACGTCAGCAGGACTCTGAGTGAACCGAGTAAGCTCAGTGGTGGAAGGATGGGGAGATCGCACTCAGAGCAGAGGGAGAGGCGGAGCATGCATCAAAGAAACAGCAG AACACCGAGCCCTGATTTAAGCAGAAGAAGAGCTTGTGGTCCGAACAAGGAGGAGGATTATTTCCCGGGTCAAAACGCACCGTCACAAACAGATGTTATGGCAACAGGTTCTTTGACCTCCAGAGGTCAGCTGGGATCAAGACCACACACACCGGTGGGAAGGGTTGACATACGACCCCATGATGACCTGGTCATGCCGCCACATACTCTTTACTATGCACCTGCCTCACCGAATCTGGAGTTCAAATCCAATCCCAGCACTCCAGGCTCAGAAAGGTGGCAAAGTCTAAGCAAG CCTCCCCCTGTATATGGTTCTGTTCATCATAGCAGCGGGCGAAGACCTTTGGGGAAG AGTTACTCCACAGGGGCACATGCAGACTTACTGCCCCCTTTACCCCCCTCATCGAGAGCCTCACATTCTCCACACCCCCcacaacaccaccaccaccatcatcaccatcaccgCAGCCATTTATCTGTTTGTGTGCTACCGCCAGCTATG GCCCCAAAACCTGACCCGAGGGAAATGCCACCACTCCGGCCTCTTGAAAGTGATGCAGAC GCTGTGTTAACGAGGTTGTGTGGGTGTGACAAACTGCTGCAGTCTCTGTCTGTAGAACTGGCCCAGCTACAAATGGATAAG GACAATGTCCAGTGTGCTTTGGAAGTTTCCAGACTGCAGCTAGAAGAGTGGAAGAGCCATGGACCCCAGGCCCACGAGGAAGCGCTGACCGAGAAGGCTTTGTTACAAGAGGAGCTGGTGACAGTCCGGGCCAGAATGTGTGACGTATCACTG GAAATGGAGCGGGTTTGGTGCCAGTATGAGAGGATGGAGAGTGAACTGTCTGTTGTCCGTTCACAACTTCAGCACATCTGTAATTTTGGAATGCCACAA GAGCAATCTCAGGCTCAGAGAGAGCTGTGGATGATGGAGGACATACTCGATGGGCTAAAATCCAATCGGAGTCAGTTCCGCTACCTGCTGGGGATACAGAGACATCACT TGTTTCAGTCCACAGCTCCGCATCCTGGATCCCCTGGCTCTCCCACAGAGTGTCTTCCAGTG GACGTGGAAGAGGAGCCGCCAGTCCGCCCACCGTTACCCCAGGAGCTACAAGAAAGCCAGAGCAGGAACATGAGCCATGGATGGGCAGAATCACCATATGAG GCAATCTACAGCCACACTGTTGATCCTGTACACAGAAGAGGAAACAGCCAGCCTGACCTCCTTAATGTGAAAGCACATAGAGATCCATCCG ACTCTCAGTCTGGTTCAAAGTGGATCCCACCAGACACAACCAACCAATCAACCAAG AagctgaagatgaagatgagtGAAGAAGAGCAGATTGAGAGAATGAAAAGAAATCAGGAGAGGGTGACTAATAGGAAAAAACCTCCTGTCCCGGCTCCAGGTGCCCAGACCCAGGGTCAAAGTTCAGAGCCAAAAGCAGAG GCCCCTTTTCCCTTAAGGGTGACGCGAGTGGTTACAGCTGTACTACCGTCTTCGCTCGTGGCCAGACGTGTTTCTGTCGAGGATCCTCCTGCTGAGCTTGATACTCCACTGGCTGAGCAGATCCCATCTGAGAAACAGCCAAATCTGGCTGAGCAGGGTAAAAAACTGTTAAGCAAACCACCCAGGAGGCCCTTGTTGGAGAATCCTGATCAAAACTGGTCCTCAGCAGAGATGGAGCAGGATCAGCCCATTAAGAAGACATACAAAAATCAGCATCAAGGAACATCCAGGACCTCCACGAAGGAGTTACATTCAGAAGTGAGCAGAACTGAGGGTTTAGAGACGTCAAGCAATCAAATTCGAGATGACGCCGGTTTAGAAAATGGAAGCGCAAGCTCAAATATAAGG AAAGTGGAGCAGTCTACTGCCCTTCTGACCTCAAACATGGACTATGACCTCTGTCTGACCCCTGAACAGCGAGAGGCCAAGCTCCGGCGAGTGGAACGAATACGAGAGAGAGTCATAAGAAG TGCAGTCAGAGAGAGTGCCACCACACACAGTCAGCTCTCGGTTATGGGAAAGGAGAAGGAACTTCACCATGTTCCCCCTGATGCAGcgagaaaacaaagattaaaagCAG GCCATGATTGCCATGATGGCCGTGGAAGCTGTGGAGATAACTTAAGAAGTTCTGCAGAGCTTCAGCTTTCAAGTGCAATATCTGAGGATAAAGAGAAAGAACACCAGGAACTTAATAATCAGGCCAAGTTAGGGAAAAGAACACAGCACAGTGGGAGACCAGGGGTTGCCAAAAGTAAGATCAAACGTCCAGCTTCACCCTATCATATATCATCCATGACTGTTTATCCGAAAGATGGAGGGAAGGGATTCATAGGTCTCAAAGATGATGAACAGAAAAAGATTGAAGAGAATCCTGATGGTGATGATAATGAAAGTGATTCTAAGGCCTCTGATCTGAGAGCCAAATGGTTCCTTTCCACAAACCAGTGGAAAGGATTCATACCTCTACAGATCCCTGCCACAGAAACACTGTGTAATGAGGAGGCAGCAGACAACCAGGCAGCTTCATCTGATGACATTACTGATTCAAATGAAATGTTATCAGCAGTGAGTGAGAGCTTAGAGAAGATGAAAGAGAACCATTCACTCTTCTATAAGATTGCATGTGACATCAGTATTTCAGATTCAGACATAACAAAGAACGATGGGAATTCATGTGCTCAAACATCATCTGGGCCAGAAGAGAAAGAACCACTGTTGATCACTGAGTCTGTGCCAGCCGAAGCTGCCAGTAATGTTGGCCCTTCATCTGAACAGGAGAATAAGGATGTCACTCAGCCTATGTCATCAAATGGTAATGAAAGTAGCGAGACAGCTGATTCCAAACCTCGAGATTCAACAGTGGAACTTCAGGAAAAAGCAACAAAAGATGCTTCTGTTTTTGAAAAGAGCGCTGCAAATGAATGTGAGGACAACTCAAGGTCAGAAAGCCAGCTGAAAGTTAAAGAAACTACTGGCAGAGTTTGCATTGGGGACACTGATCCCATCCAAACACTGGATGGAAGTGCAAGTCAGACAAGAGAGGAACATAGCGGAACGAAAGAGTCAGGGGACAGGAAGGATGGGCGAGTGAGATCGGAAGAACTGAAAAAGTCTGCTAGTTTATGTGAGGAGAAAAATGAGAATGTCCCAGAACAAGGCAACAAAAGCGCTGCTGCTCTATCCAGCTCTGTGCGTGAAGCCGGACGTGTGATTCGGAGTGCTTCTTTCGGAAAGGCGAGAGTAACAGTATTAAGGACAAGTTTATAA
- the LOC116319837 gene encoding stonustoxin subunit beta isoform X1, producing MPATNRIISETRKPEKGKKGKVVKTPTAEKIPMYEPNIPEPKWRADLIKYWINLSLDDKTANKMLWITEGGAKVARMTDNITCPVLDRPERYEYAPQVLCKEGILGSRGYWEVEYSGWVVIGVAYEGAGRRNKDGPCGLGENEESWGLGWSGSSYQAWHKGHSTQIVEIPRCSTIGVYLDQPAGVLNFYAVEDVIEGGERNGKKEVKLLKQFKSSFKEKMMPCFWVGTSSDCVIKKKEE from the exons ATGCCTGCAACCAACAGAATCATTTCGGAGACCAGGAAGCCAGAAAAAg gaaaaaaggGCAAAGTGGTAAAAACGCCCACAG CAGAGAAGATCCCAATGTATGAGCCAAATATCCCTGAACCCAAATGGAGAGCTGATCTTATCAAAT ATTGGATTAATTTGTCTCTGGACGACAAAACAGCCAATAAAATGCTGTGGATCACAGAAGGTGGTGCCAAAGTGGCCAGAATGACTGATAACATCACTTGTCCTGTCTTGGACAGACCAGAGCGATATGAGTACGCGCCACAG GTTCTTTGCAAAGAGGGAATCCTGGGAAGCCGAGGCTACTGGGAAGTGGAGTATTCAGGATGGGTTGTGATTGGAGTCGCATACGAAGGAGCTGGAAGGAGGAACAAGGATGGGCCCTGTGGCCTGGGAGAAAACGAGGAGTCCTGGGGTCTCGGCTGGAGTGGTTCCAGCTATCAAGCCTGGCACAAAGGTCACAGTACACAGATTGTGGAGATTCCCAGGTGCTCCACAATAGGTGTATATCTTGACCAGCCTGCTGGTGTCCTTAATTTTTATGCTGTGGAGGATGTGATTGAGGGAGGAGAACGCAATGGGAAAAAGGAGGTTAAACTTTTAAAGCAGTTTAAGAGCTCCTTTAAGGAGAAAATGATGCCATGTTTCTGGGTAGGAACAAGCTCTGACTGTGTAATCAAAAAGAAGGAGGAATAA
- the si:ch211-234p6.5 gene encoding uncharacterized protein si:ch211-234p6.5 isoform X2: protein MELEAASRQARLVRMDDHDRVSQASSVATISYFPMESDGKVQTFGKRCQSAKRDPNCPVVIRGWLNKKDSSGLKLWKRRWFVLSNYCLFYYKDSREESVLGSIPLPSYKILFCTPRECKNRKFTFKVVHQGMRSYFFSADTQEDMLGWVRALSQSAAMEPDSSMNRRCSSYHDFTQIGGSSESVDLPKSPSDDEGLSQKHRHVSRTLSEPSKLSGGRMGRSHSEQRERRSMHQRNSRTPSPDLSRRRACGPNKEEDYFPGQNAPSQTDVMATGSLTSRGQLGSRPHTPVGRVDIRPHDDLVMPPHTLYYAPASPNLEFKSNPSTPGSERWQSLSKPPPVYGSVHHSSGRRPLGKSYSTGAHADLLPPLPPSSRASHSPHPPQHHHHHHHHHRSHLSVCVLPPAMAPKPDPREMPPLRPLESDADAVLTRLCGCDKLLQSLSVELAQLQMDKDNVQCALEVSRLQLEEWKSHGPQAHEEALTEKALLQEELVTVRARMCDVSLEMERVWCQYERMESELSVVRSQLQHICNFGMPQEQSQAQRELWMMEDILDGLKSNRSQFRYLLGIQRHHLFQSTAPHPGSPGSPTECLPVDVEEEPPVRPPLPQELQESQSRNMSHGWAESPYEAIYSHTVDPVHRRGNSQPDLLNVKAHRDPSDSQSGSKWIPPDTTNQSTKKLKMKMSEEEQIERMKRNQERVTNRKKPPVPAPGAQTQGQSSEPKAEAPFPLRVTRVVTAVLPSSLVARRVSVEDPPAELDTPLAEQIPSEKQPNLAEQGKKLLSKPPRRPLLENPDQNWSSAEMEQDQPIKKTYKNQHQGTSRTSTKELHSEVSRTEGLETSSNQIRDDAGLENGSASSNIRKVEQSTALLTSNMDYDLCLTPEQREAKLRRVERIRERVIRSAVRESATTHSQLSVMGKEKELHHVPPDAARKQRLKAGHDCHDGRGSCGDNLRSSAELQLSSAISEDKEKEHQELNNQAKLGKRTQHSGRPGVAKSKIKRPASPYHISSMTVYPKDGGKGFIGLKDDEQKKIEENPDGDDNESDSKASDLRAKWFLSTNQWKGFIPLQIPATETLCNEEAADNQAASSDDITDSNEMLSAVSESLEKMKENHSLFYKIACDISISDSDITKNDGNSCAQTSSGPEEKEPLLITESVPAEAASNVGPSSEQENKDVTQPMSSNGNESSETADSKPRDSTVELQEKATKDASVFEKSAANECEDNSRSESQLKVKETTGRVCIGDTDPIQTLDGSASQTREEHSGTKESGDRKDGRVRSEELKKSASLCEEKNENVPEQGNKSAAALSSSVREAGRVIRSASFGKARVTVLRTSL, encoded by the exons ATGGAGCTTGAAGCAGCCAGCAGGCAGGCGCGATTAGTCAG AATGGATGACCACGACAGAGTAAGCCAAGCGTCCAGCGTGGCCACAATATCCTATTTTCCCATG GAAAGTGATGGAAAGGTGCAGACATTTGGGAAGAGGTGTCAGTCTGCCAAGAGAGACCCCAACTGCCCTGTGGTCATCAGAGGATGGCTCAACAAAAAA GATAGCTCTGGTTTGAAGCTTTGGAAAAGACGATGGTTCGTCCTCTCTAACTACTGTCTGTTTTACTATAAAG ACAGCAGAGAAGAATCTGTTCTGGGGAGCATCCCACTGCCAAGCTACAAAATCCTGTTCTGCACGCCGAGGGAATGCAAGAACAGAAAGTTCACCTTTAAG GTAGTGCATCAGGGGATGCGCTCTTATTTCTTCAGCGCAGACACTCAGGAGGACATGTTGGGTTGGGTTCGAGCCCTCAGTCAGTCTGCTGCAATGGAGCCAGACAGCTCCATGAACAG GCGCTGCTCAAGTTATCACGACTTTACGCAGATAGGTGGCAGCAGTGAATCAGTGGACCTCCCTAAATCTCCCTCTGATGATGAGGGTCTATCCCAGAAACACAGGCACGTCAGCAGGACTCTGAGTGAACCGAGTAAGCTCAGTGGTGGAAGGATGGGGAGATCGCACTCAGAGCAGAGGGAGAGGCGGAGCATGCATCAAAGAAACAGCAG AACACCGAGCCCTGATTTAAGCAGAAGAAGAGCTTGTGGTCCGAACAAGGAGGAGGATTATTTCCCGGGTCAAAACGCACCGTCACAAACAGATGTTATGGCAACAGGTTCTTTGACCTCCAGAGGTCAGCTGGGATCAAGACCACACACACCGGTGGGAAGGGTTGACATACGACCCCATGATGACCTGGTCATGCCGCCACATACTCTTTACTATGCACCTGCCTCACCGAATCTGGAGTTCAAATCCAATCCCAGCACTCCAGGCTCAGAAAGGTGGCAAAGTCTAAGCAAG CCTCCCCCTGTATATGGTTCTGTTCATCATAGCAGCGGGCGAAGACCTTTGGGGAAG AGTTACTCCACAGGGGCACATGCAGACTTACTGCCCCCTTTACCCCCCTCATCGAGAGCCTCACATTCTCCACACCCCCcacaacaccaccaccaccatcatcaccatcaccgCAGCCATTTATCTGTTTGTGTGCTACCGCCAGCTATG GCCCCAAAACCTGACCCGAGGGAAATGCCACCACTCCGGCCTCTTGAAAGTGATGCAGAC GCTGTGTTAACGAGGTTGTGTGGGTGTGACAAACTGCTGCAGTCTCTGTCTGTAGAACTGGCCCAGCTACAAATGGATAAG GACAATGTCCAGTGTGCTTTGGAAGTTTCCAGACTGCAGCTAGAAGAGTGGAAGAGCCATGGACCCCAGGCCCACGAGGAAGCGCTGACCGAGAAGGCTTTGTTACAAGAGGAGCTGGTGACAGTCCGGGCCAGAATGTGTGACGTATCACTG GAAATGGAGCGGGTTTGGTGCCAGTATGAGAGGATGGAGAGTGAACTGTCTGTTGTCCGTTCACAACTTCAGCACATCTGTAATTTTGGAATGCCACAA GAGCAATCTCAGGCTCAGAGAGAGCTGTGGATGATGGAGGACATACTCGATGGGCTAAAATCCAATCGGAGTCAGTTCCGCTACCTGCTGGGGATACAGAGACATCACT TGTTTCAGTCCACAGCTCCGCATCCTGGATCCCCTGGCTCTCCCACAGAGTGTCTTCCAGTG GACGTGGAAGAGGAGCCGCCAGTCCGCCCACCGTTACCCCAGGAGCTACAAGAAAGCCAGAGCAGGAACATGAGCCATGGATGGGCAGAATCACCATATGAG GCAATCTACAGCCACACTGTTGATCCTGTACACAGAAGAGGAAACAGCCAGCCTGACCTCCTTAATGTGAAAGCACATAGAGATCCATCCG ACTCTCAGTCTGGTTCAAAGTGGATCCCACCAGACACAACCAACCAATCAACCAAG AagctgaagatgaagatgagtGAAGAAGAGCAGATTGAGAGAATGAAAAGAAATCAGGAGAGGGTGACTAATAGGAAAAAACCTCCTGTCCCGGCTCCAGGTGCCCAGACCCAGGGTCAAAGTTCAGAGCCAAAAGCAGAG GCCCCTTTTCCCTTAAGGGTGACGCGAGTGGTTACAGCTGTACTACCGTCTTCGCTCGTGGCCAGACGTGTTTCTGTCGAGGATCCTCCTGCTGAGCTTGATACTCCACTGGCTGAGCAGATCCCATCTGAGAAACAGCCAAATCTGGCTGAGCAGGGTAAAAAACTGTTAAGCAAACCACCCAGGAGGCCCTTGTTGGAGAATCCTGATCAAAACTGGTCCTCAGCAGAGATGGAGCAGGATCAGCCCATTAAGAAGACATACAAAAATCAGCATCAAGGAACATCCAGGACCTCCACGAAGGAGTTACATTCAGAAGTGAGCAGAACTGAGGGTTTAGAGACGTCAAGCAATCAAATTCGAGATGACGCCGGTTTAGAAAATGGAAGCGCAAGCTCAAATATAAGG AAAGTGGAGCAGTCTACTGCCCTTCTGACCTCAAACATGGACTATGACCTCTGTCTGACCCCTGAACAGCGAGAGGCCAAGCTCCGGCGAGTGGAACGAATACGAGAGAGAGTCATAAGAAG TGCAGTCAGAGAGAGTGCCACCACACACAGTCAGCTCTCGGTTATGGGAAAGGAGAAGGAACTTCACCATGTTCCCCCTGATGCAGcgagaaaacaaagattaaaagCAG GCCATGATTGCCATGATGGCCGTGGAAGCTGTGGAGATAACTTAAGAAGTTCTGCAGAGCTTCAGCTTTCAAGTGCAATATCTGAGGATAAAGAGAAAGAACACCAGGAACTTAATAATCAGGCCAAGTTAGGGAAAAGAACACAGCACAGTGGGAGACCAGGGGTTGCCAAAAGTAAGATCAAACGTCCAGCTTCACCCTATCATATATCATCCATGACTGTTTATCCGAAAGATGGAGGGAAGGGATTCATAGGTCTCAAAGATGATGAACAGAAAAAGATTGAAGAGAATCCTGATGGTGATGATAATGAAAGTGATTCTAAGGCCTCTGATCTGAGAGCCAAATGGTTCCTTTCCACAAACCAGTGGAAAGGATTCATACCTCTACAGATCCCTGCCACAGAAACACTGTGTAATGAGGAGGCAGCAGACAACCAGGCAGCTTCATCTGATGACATTACTGATTCAAATGAAATGTTATCAGCAGTGAGTGAGAGCTTAGAGAAGATGAAAGAGAACCATTCACTCTTCTATAAGATTGCATGTGACATCAGTATTTCAGATTCAGACATAACAAAGAACGATGGGAATTCATGTGCTCAAACATCATCTGGGCCAGAAGAGAAAGAACCACTGTTGATCACTGAGTCTGTGCCAGCCGAAGCTGCCAGTAATGTTGGCCCTTCATCTGAACAGGAGAATAAGGATGTCACTCAGCCTATGTCATCAAATGGTAATGAAAGTAGCGAGACAGCTGATTCCAAACCTCGAGATTCAACAGTGGAACTTCAGGAAAAAGCAACAAAAGATGCTTCTGTTTTTGAAAAGAGCGCTGCAAATGAATGTGAGGACAACTCAAGGTCAGAAAGCCAGCTGAAAGTTAAAGAAACTACTGGCAGAGTTTGCATTGGGGACACTGATCCCATCCAAACACTGGATGGAAGTGCAAGTCAGACAAGAGAGGAACATAGCGGAACGAAAGAGTCAGGGGACAGGAAGGATGGGCGAGTGAGATCGGAAGAACTGAAAAAGTCTGCTAGTTTATGTGAGGAGAAAAATGAGAATGTCCCAGAACAAGGCAACAAAAGCGCTGCTGCTCTATCCAGCTCTGTGCGTGAAGCCGGACGTGTGATTCGGAGTGCTTCTTTCGGAAAGGCGAGAGTAACAGTATTAAGGACAAGTTTATAA
- the LOC116319837 gene encoding stonustoxin subunit beta isoform X3, with the protein MYEPNIPEPKWRADLIKYWINLSLDDKTANKMLWITEGGAKVARMTDNITCPVLDRPERYEYAPQVLCKEGILGSRGYWEVEYSGWVVIGVAYEGAGRRNKDGPCGLGENEESWGLGWSGSSYQAWHKGHSTQIVEIPRCSTIGVYLDQPAGVLNFYAVEDVIEGGERNGKKEVKLLKQFKSSFKEKMMPCFWVGTSSDCVIKKKEE; encoded by the exons ATGTATGAGCCAAATATCCCTGAACCCAAATGGAGAGCTGATCTTATCAAAT ATTGGATTAATTTGTCTCTGGACGACAAAACAGCCAATAAAATGCTGTGGATCACAGAAGGTGGTGCCAAAGTGGCCAGAATGACTGATAACATCACTTGTCCTGTCTTGGACAGACCAGAGCGATATGAGTACGCGCCACAG GTTCTTTGCAAAGAGGGAATCCTGGGAAGCCGAGGCTACTGGGAAGTGGAGTATTCAGGATGGGTTGTGATTGGAGTCGCATACGAAGGAGCTGGAAGGAGGAACAAGGATGGGCCCTGTGGCCTGGGAGAAAACGAGGAGTCCTGGGGTCTCGGCTGGAGTGGTTCCAGCTATCAAGCCTGGCACAAAGGTCACAGTACACAGATTGTGGAGATTCCCAGGTGCTCCACAATAGGTGTATATCTTGACCAGCCTGCTGGTGTCCTTAATTTTTATGCTGTGGAGGATGTGATTGAGGGAGGAGAACGCAATGGGAAAAAGGAGGTTAAACTTTTAAAGCAGTTTAAGAGCTCCTTTAAGGAGAAAATGATGCCATGTTTCTGGGTAGGAACAAGCTCTGACTGTGTAATCAAAAAGAAGGAGGAATAA